The following are encoded together in the Spirosoma oryzicola genome:
- a CDS encoding SusC/RagA family TonB-linked outer membrane protein, with product MIRLKLLITGMLWLILITAEAQTKRISGKVLDAQNAPLPGASVLLKGSTTGTVTDAEGTFTINAPANAVLVVSYTGYLAKEVPVGQSTTLNITLAESPQLLSDVVVVGYGTQRKRDLTGSIASISQTEVKNLPIARADQILQGRISGVQVTQTNAEPGGNISIRIRGTNSINSGNEPLFVIDGFPGAGDLNSINPSDIESIEVLKDASATAIYGSRGANGVVIVTTKKGSSKQSSINFEAYHGVQSVSKLYDMMNAREFATYLNDVQGLINQETPASAKALPYTPEQVAALGEGTNWQKEVLRTAPISNYQLNFLGGNSDTRYNLSFNYFNQQGIVINSGFQRGSIRFNLDKKISDKINVGFTSQLTRSGENRALVNTAGSTEMGGIILDAMRFNPALPVRDQAGTYTYLNGPAGYLELVGNPVAYANKVKNQYNNLRGLLNFFADYEIVKGLKLRSTAGTDFNYASLEYYVPSDIYAGSNSKGTATRSSGNRYSWVNENTLTYDREFNKSHALTLLGGLTFQEFYNTDFAASNSNFFTNLLESDNIGIGANVLPPSSSRTKNSLMSYFGRANYRFLDKYLFTFTMRADGSSRFGPNNKWGYFPSGAFAWRVIDESFMKSVPVISDLKLRASYGITGNQEIASYSSFARYTNNAYTLGGGTRVIGLSPNNIPNPGISWESTASLDFGVDLSVLSNRITFTADYYYKRTRDLLLNVSIPVSTGYSTVLLNAGGVQNKGIELSVNSVNMNSGRFKWTTAANLSANRNKVLDLNGEYERFVGTSSGSLFPSASNGATSVLRVGEPIGSFYGYVFEGIWQTPDEISASKRTGVRPGDPRYADLNGDGVLDAKDRTIIGRAQPKFIYGLTNNFTLGNFNLNVFLQGVQGSDILNLNRYYLETGGYINGNKLKSQTQRWTGPGTSNTIAKANSTLRRGTGITSDVVEDGSFLRVKTVSLSYTLPKLGSISNVLKSANVYVTAQNLFTFTKYSGYDPEVNSFGASNLSLNTDFNAYPNVRTFTAGIRLGL from the coding sequence ATGATTCGACTAAAACTACTTATCACAGGCATGCTCTGGCTCATCCTGATAACAGCCGAGGCTCAAACGAAGCGGATATCCGGTAAGGTGCTGGATGCGCAGAATGCTCCGTTACCAGGCGCGTCGGTTCTGCTAAAAGGAAGTACGACGGGTACTGTTACCGATGCCGAAGGCACCTTCACGATTAATGCTCCTGCTAATGCAGTGCTGGTCGTTTCTTACACCGGCTACCTGGCTAAAGAAGTGCCTGTTGGTCAATCGACAACGCTGAACATTACCCTTGCTGAGTCGCCCCAGTTGTTGAGTGATGTTGTTGTGGTTGGTTACGGTACGCAGCGAAAAAGGGATTTGACCGGATCAATTGCTTCTATTTCGCAGACGGAAGTAAAGAATCTGCCCATCGCCCGGGCCGATCAGATTCTACAGGGCCGTATCAGCGGAGTGCAGGTCACCCAAACCAATGCGGAACCGGGCGGTAACATCAGCATTCGCATCCGGGGGACAAACTCCATCAACTCGGGCAACGAACCGCTGTTTGTGATTGACGGCTTTCCGGGCGCAGGCGATCTGAATTCCATAAACCCCAGCGATATCGAATCCATTGAAGTGTTGAAGGATGCTTCTGCTACGGCTATCTACGGAAGCCGGGGGGCCAACGGTGTCGTGATCGTTACGACGAAAAAAGGGTCCAGCAAACAATCATCCATCAATTTTGAAGCGTATCACGGTGTTCAGTCCGTCAGCAAGCTGTACGATATGATGAACGCCAGAGAGTTTGCGACCTATCTGAATGACGTTCAGGGTCTGATTAATCAGGAAACGCCCGCTTCTGCGAAAGCACTGCCTTACACCCCAGAACAGGTTGCGGCATTGGGCGAAGGCACAAACTGGCAAAAAGAAGTGCTGCGAACAGCGCCGATCAGTAACTACCAGCTTAACTTCCTGGGCGGCAACAGCGATACCCGCTACAACCTGAGCTTCAACTATTTTAACCAGCAGGGTATCGTCATCAATTCGGGCTTCCAGCGAGGCTCTATTCGGTTTAATCTGGACAAAAAGATAAGCGACAAAATCAATGTTGGCTTCACGTCACAACTGACCCGGTCGGGAGAGAACCGCGCGTTGGTCAATACTGCCGGATCGACGGAAATGGGTGGTATTATTCTGGATGCCATGCGTTTTAATCCGGCACTGCCAGTTCGTGATCAGGCGGGAACTTATACGTACCTCAATGGTCCTGCGGGCTATCTGGAGCTAGTCGGTAACCCTGTCGCCTACGCCAACAAAGTCAAAAATCAGTACAACAACCTGCGGGGTCTACTTAATTTTTTTGCTGACTATGAGATCGTCAAAGGACTTAAGCTTAGAAGTACCGCCGGAACGGATTTTAATTATGCGTCGCTGGAGTATTATGTACCGTCCGATATTTACGCCGGTTCGAATAGCAAAGGCACCGCTACGCGCTCATCGGGAAACCGTTACAGCTGGGTTAACGAAAATACCTTGACCTACGACCGGGAGTTCAACAAATCGCACGCGCTCACGCTTCTCGGTGGTCTGACGTTTCAGGAATTTTACAACACCGACTTCGCGGCATCGAATAGTAATTTCTTCACGAATCTGCTGGAATCCGACAACATCGGCATTGGTGCCAACGTATTGCCACCGAGTTCAAGCCGTACCAAAAATAGCCTGATGTCTTACTTTGGCCGGGCCAACTACCGCTTTCTGGATAAGTACTTGTTTACGTTCACGATGCGGGCCGATGGTTCATCGCGCTTCGGACCGAACAACAAATGGGGCTATTTTCCCTCGGGGGCTTTCGCCTGGCGCGTCATCGACGAATCCTTTATGAAGTCGGTACCCGTCATTTCTGATCTGAAATTACGGGCAAGCTACGGCATCACCGGTAATCAGGAAATCGCATCGTATTCGTCGTTTGCCCGCTACACTAACAACGCTTACACACTGGGGGGCGGCACACGCGTGATTGGTTTATCGCCGAACAACATCCCGAACCCAGGTATTAGCTGGGAATCAACCGCTTCGTTGGATTTCGGTGTTGACCTGAGTGTGTTAAGCAATCGAATTACGTTTACTGCGGACTATTACTACAAACGCACGAGAGACTTACTACTGAACGTGTCGATTCCGGTGTCAACGGGCTACAGCACAGTCCTGTTAAACGCGGGTGGGGTGCAAAACAAAGGGATCGAGCTGAGTGTCAATAGCGTCAATATGAATTCGGGTCGCTTCAAATGGACAACAGCCGCCAACCTTTCCGCCAACCGCAATAAAGTTCTTGACCTGAATGGCGAATACGAACGCTTTGTCGGTACGTCGAGCGGCAGTCTTTTCCCGAGTGCCAGCAATGGCGCAACCAGCGTTCTGCGCGTAGGCGAACCGATTGGCTCTTTTTACGGATATGTATTCGAAGGTATCTGGCAAACACCCGACGAAATCAGCGCCAGCAAACGAACGGGTGTTCGTCCGGGCGATCCGCGCTACGCCGATCTCAACGGCGATGGCGTACTCGACGCGAAGGATCGCACCATCATTGGTCGGGCGCAACCCAAGTTTATTTACGGACTTACCAACAATTTCACGCTGGGCAATTTCAACCTGAACGTTTTCCTGCAAGGCGTTCAGGGTAGCGACATATTGAACCTCAACCGGTATTACCTAGAAACGGGCGGCTATATTAACGGCAACAAACTAAAGTCGCAGACGCAGCGCTGGACCGGGCCGGGTACCAGCAACACCATTGCCAAGGCAAACAGCACTCTACGGCGTGGAACTGGTATCACGAGTGATGTGGTTGAAGATGGCAGTTTTCTGCGCGTTAAAACCGTTTCGCTTTCCTACACGCTACCGAAGTTAGGCTCAATCAGCAACGTCCTGAAATCGGCGAATGTCTACGTTACCGCTCAGAACCTGTTCACCTTCACCAAGTATTCTGGCTACGATCCGGAAGTCAACTCGTTCGGAGCTTCCAACCTCAGTCTGAACACCGACTTCAACGCGTATCCAAACGTCCGAACATTCACCGCCGGTATTCGCCTTGGCCTCTAA
- a CDS encoding Gfo/Idh/MocA family protein: MATNLTSRRQFIETGATALTGLLAIGSAAWARPTAKADTLRLGMIGTGARGAGLATLIRNMPGVELVACCDTIPEHLQKGMALAAKGAKAYTDYRKLLDDKTIDAVVIATPLYLHYPMAVAAIQAGKHVYLEKSMTYDIPQAIDLVKKVRDANLIFQVGYQYRYYDLYHRVKEVINQNWLGKITHFECQYNRNSNWRFPVSDPKLERAINWRMHREYCGGPLSELCAHEIDVVNFMLNAHPAKVVGVGGINYWKDGRDTYDNIRTVYEYPNGVKASVTSVLSNAYNGYSIRILGDKATVEILRDKAYIYAESTNNVRGTVDGVTGATIAVTTQGKGVELDFGKPGEPKLEPTTYALQDFFACIRTKKQPFSNVETGRDGSIAIHLGNAAADTETVQFWKPEYSV, encoded by the coding sequence ATGGCAACTAATTTAACTTCCCGCCGACAGTTTATTGAAACGGGGGCTACAGCCCTTACGGGTCTACTCGCAATTGGCTCCGCAGCCTGGGCCAGACCGACCGCCAAAGCGGATACCCTTCGGCTGGGCATGATTGGCACGGGGGCTCGCGGGGCGGGGCTGGCTACGCTTATCCGGAACATGCCGGGCGTTGAACTCGTAGCCTGCTGCGACACCATTCCAGAGCACTTACAAAAAGGCATGGCTCTGGCCGCTAAGGGTGCAAAAGCGTATACGGATTACCGAAAACTACTCGATGACAAAACCATTGATGCGGTTGTCATTGCTACTCCGCTGTATCTGCACTATCCAATGGCGGTGGCAGCCATTCAGGCTGGCAAGCATGTCTATTTGGAGAAGTCGATGACGTATGATATTCCGCAGGCGATTGATCTGGTAAAGAAAGTACGCGACGCCAATCTGATCTTTCAGGTAGGGTATCAGTATCGCTATTATGATCTTTACCACCGGGTGAAGGAAGTGATTAACCAGAACTGGCTGGGCAAGATTACCCACTTTGAGTGTCAGTACAACCGAAACTCCAACTGGCGATTTCCAGTGAGTGATCCAAAGCTGGAACGGGCTATCAACTGGCGGATGCACCGGGAATACTGCGGAGGGCCACTGTCTGAACTGTGTGCGCATGAAATTGACGTGGTGAATTTTATGCTGAACGCGCATCCCGCCAAAGTGGTGGGTGTTGGCGGAATCAACTATTGGAAAGACGGACGCGATACGTACGATAATATTCGAACCGTTTATGAATATCCCAATGGCGTTAAGGCCAGCGTTACGTCGGTTCTATCGAACGCGTACAATGGCTATAGCATCCGGATCCTGGGCGACAAAGCAACTGTCGAAATCCTGCGGGATAAAGCGTACATCTACGCCGAATCAACCAACAACGTTCGCGGTACGGTCGATGGGGTGACGGGAGCGACCATTGCCGTAACGACTCAGGGTAAAGGCGTTGAACTGGACTTTGGAAAACCCGGTGAACCTAAGCTTGAACCAACAACCTATGCGCTTCAGGACTTTTTTGCCTGCATTCGTACCAAAAAACAACCCTTCTCGAACGTAGAGACTGGCCGTGATGGGTCTATTGCCATTCACTTGGGTAACGCGGCAGCAGATACCGAAACGGTTCAGTTCTGGAAGCCTGAGTACTCAGTCTAA
- a CDS encoding FAD:protein FMN transferase, producing MAAQSINKSAKFSPAIGRPPGSNTLLWSGVGLLMLCLTFTSFRDNRSLQPFRITGLAQGTSYSITYYHQRELVHQRQIDSIFNRLDQSLSIYSPTSLISRFNQSATGIEVDIHLRKVTKRSLEIFNDTDGAFDITVYPLVKKWGFGVEKVALLPDSATIRSILPCVGSGKIRLVQNQLVKAVPCTQIDVNGIAQGYSVDVIAAYLERKGIRNYLVEVGGELRVKGRKYPENKVMSIGIQTPTENDFESGDIQRVIEIDQGGITTSGNYRKYRQIGSRRLSHIIDPKTGFTTQSEIISVTVLAKDALTADGYDNALLSMGLPKALSFLEHHPSLNAYIIYQKQDGSVSDTATAGFYKSNR from the coding sequence ATGGCTGCACAATCCATCAACAAGTCGGCGAAATTTTCGCCTGCTATTGGCCGACCGCCAGGTAGTAACACCCTGTTATGGTCGGGCGTCGGCCTGTTGATGCTGTGCTTGACTTTTACGTCGTTTCGGGATAATAGATCGCTACAGCCTTTCCGAATAACGGGTCTGGCTCAGGGAACAAGCTATTCCATTACGTACTACCACCAGCGGGAACTAGTGCATCAGCGGCAAATCGACAGTATTTTCAACCGGCTCGACCAATCGCTTTCCATTTATTCGCCGACTTCGCTCATCAGTCGGTTCAATCAGTCCGCAACGGGTATCGAAGTTGACATTCACTTGCGGAAGGTAACTAAACGATCGCTGGAGATTTTCAACGATACCGATGGCGCATTTGACATAACGGTTTATCCGCTGGTTAAAAAATGGGGGTTTGGCGTAGAGAAAGTAGCGCTATTACCCGACTCTGCTACGATCCGTTCCATACTGCCTTGCGTGGGTTCGGGAAAAATTCGATTGGTCCAAAACCAGTTGGTGAAGGCTGTACCGTGTACCCAGATTGACGTGAACGGTATTGCACAGGGCTACAGCGTTGATGTTATTGCGGCTTATCTCGAAAGAAAAGGCATTCGAAACTACCTGGTAGAAGTCGGCGGTGAACTACGCGTGAAAGGCCGAAAATACCCTGAAAACAAGGTTATGTCCATTGGCATTCAGACGCCAACCGAAAACGATTTCGAATCGGGCGACATTCAGCGTGTCATTGAAATCGATCAGGGGGGTATCACAACATCCGGAAATTACCGCAAATACCGGCAAATTGGCTCCCGCCGACTCTCTCATATCATTGATCCGAAAACGGGTTTTACGACGCAAAGTGAAATCATCAGCGTTACGGTTCTGGCCAAGGATGCGTTGACTGCCGATGGGTATGATAACGCCTTGCTGTCTATGGGCTTACCAAAAGCCTTGTCTTTCCTCGAACACCACCCGTCGCTGAACGCTTACATTATCTACCAAAAACAGGATGGATCGGTCAGTGACACAGCGACTGCTGGCTTTTATAAATCGAACCGATAG
- a CDS encoding RagB/SusD family nutrient uptake outer membrane protein, which yields MKTTKKGLLLLLGALAMTGVSCDNFLKEEPYDFVSTDNFYRSEADAVTALNGVFNLMQNGLYYARTFWILSELTGDLMKVGNPQAGRPDLDELTYTSTNPEVANWWTYSYLMVNRANDVIANTPSISMDAARRANIEGNARFLRALAYFDLVRSYGDVPLLTKPTGADGNLRPARTPIKDVYKQIVDDLTFAEANCLPENKITAAEKGRVSSGAAASLLAKVYLTRASSSAAEATDTQSALDATNRVINSKIYSLVPYANVFDVATENGPEHIFSVQFDLPPNAGNITARMHLPASLDGNQAFYVEEWFYNSFAPADTIRKNWTMTKKAGSQTLANAYYVKFRDPLRQGNNARNNTLILRYADVLLMQSEAMNQLNPANAAKFDGINAVRTRAGISKLSLTTTPSKEDFITALVDERGWEFSAEGIRRFDLLRLGRYKEVQKRVYNRTVDNKYLLYPIPQTEITLNPNLTQNPGF from the coding sequence ATGAAAACTACGAAAAAAGGTTTGTTGCTCCTGTTGGGAGCGCTTGCGATGACGGGCGTTTCCTGCGACAATTTTTTGAAGGAAGAACCCTACGATTTTGTCAGCACCGATAATTTTTACCGGAGCGAGGCCGACGCCGTTACCGCGCTGAACGGTGTATTCAATCTCATGCAGAATGGATTGTACTACGCCCGTACGTTCTGGATCTTGTCGGAGTTGACCGGTGATCTGATGAAGGTCGGAAATCCGCAGGCGGGCCGGCCTGATCTGGATGAACTAACGTATACGTCCACCAATCCGGAAGTAGCCAACTGGTGGACGTACTCGTACCTGATGGTCAACCGCGCGAATGATGTCATTGCTAATACGCCGTCGATTAGCATGGATGCCGCCAGACGCGCCAATATCGAAGGAAACGCTCGTTTTCTGCGGGCGCTGGCTTATTTTGATTTGGTGCGTAGTTACGGCGATGTTCCGCTGCTGACCAAGCCAACCGGAGCAGATGGTAATTTACGACCCGCCCGAACACCGATCAAAGATGTATACAAGCAAATCGTTGATGACCTGACCTTTGCCGAAGCGAACTGCCTTCCTGAAAATAAAATTACGGCGGCTGAAAAAGGGCGCGTATCCAGCGGAGCAGCCGCTTCCTTGCTGGCTAAGGTGTATCTGACCCGGGCTTCTTCATCAGCTGCCGAAGCAACGGATACTCAGTCAGCCCTCGACGCTACCAACCGGGTGATCAACTCGAAAATTTATTCGCTGGTGCCTTACGCCAACGTATTCGATGTCGCCACCGAAAATGGTCCTGAACACATTTTCTCAGTTCAGTTCGATTTGCCGCCCAACGCGGGTAACATCACGGCGCGGATGCATTTGCCTGCGTCGCTAGACGGCAATCAGGCGTTTTACGTTGAGGAATGGTTCTACAACTCGTTCGCGCCTGCTGATACCATTCGTAAGAACTGGACGATGACCAAAAAAGCCGGGAGTCAGACATTAGCTAACGCGTATTACGTCAAGTTTCGGGACCCGCTTAGACAAGGAAACAACGCCCGCAACAACACGCTGATTTTACGCTATGCCGATGTACTGCTGATGCAATCGGAGGCCATGAATCAACTCAATCCGGCCAATGCGGCCAAATTTGACGGTATCAATGCTGTCCGGACGAGGGCGGGTATCAGCAAGCTAAGTTTGACGACGACTCCTTCAAAAGAAGACTTTATTACGGCTTTGGTCGATGAGCGGGGTTGGGAGTTCAGCGCCGAAGGAATCCGTCGGTTCGATCTTCTACGGCTGGGTCGGTACAAGGAAGTTCAGAAGCGGGTGTACAACCGGACCGTTGACAATAAATACCTGCTTTACCCGATTCCGCAGACCGAAATAACCTTGAATCCTAATCTGACACAAAATCCTGGTTTTTAG
- a CDS encoding sugar MFS transporter, whose product MVTTNAVNNKATQVQRTTGPIIIIGVMFFVFGFVTWINSILIPYFKIACELTHFQSYLVAFAFYISYLVMSMPASVLLKRVGFKRGMMVGFFIMSLGALLFVPAAYTRTYALFLTGLFTIGTGLAVLQTASNPYVTILGPIERAAQRISIMGICNKTAGIVAPLLFAAVILRSSDAALFKQLPLMTAEARSVVLDELIRRVMVPYACVSIVLFGLGLFIRYSSLPEIDTEQESAEVSVANSDKTSVLQFPHLVLGALAIFFHVGSQVIAIDTVIGYASSMGVSLLEAKGFPSYILFATICGYVIGIITIPRFIRQVNALRICTLLGVLFSVGILFASGSLTLFGHAMPLSFWFLVSLGLPNSLVWAGIWPLALARLGRFTKAGGSLMIMGLCGNALMPLVYGYFADSLSLREAYWVLVPCYLYLLFYAVYGHTIKRWR is encoded by the coding sequence ATGGTTACCACAAACGCAGTAAATAACAAGGCTACCCAAGTGCAGCGAACAACGGGTCCCATTATCATCATTGGGGTGATGTTTTTTGTGTTTGGTTTTGTGACGTGGATCAATTCCATCCTGATCCCTTATTTCAAAATAGCCTGTGAGCTAACACACTTTCAGTCGTATCTGGTTGCCTTTGCGTTTTACATCTCCTACCTGGTGATGTCGATGCCCGCATCGGTGCTGCTGAAACGGGTTGGTTTCAAACGGGGCATGATGGTTGGGTTTTTCATTATGTCGCTGGGGGCGCTGCTGTTTGTTCCGGCTGCATACACGCGAACGTACGCACTGTTTCTGACGGGTCTTTTCACCATAGGAACGGGACTAGCGGTGCTCCAGACAGCCTCTAATCCGTACGTAACGATTCTAGGGCCGATCGAGCGGGCCGCCCAGCGAATCAGCATCATGGGAATTTGCAATAAGACTGCTGGCATTGTGGCGCCACTCCTGTTTGCCGCCGTTATTCTGCGCTCGTCGGACGCTGCCTTGTTTAAGCAACTGCCCCTGATGACAGCCGAAGCGCGTAGCGTGGTGCTCGATGAGTTGATTCGCCGGGTAATGGTCCCCTACGCCTGCGTAAGCATCGTACTGTTTGGTCTGGGGTTATTCATCCGCTATTCCTCCCTGCCCGAGATTGACACGGAACAGGAAAGCGCGGAAGTTTCTGTTGCCAACTCCGACAAGACAAGCGTGCTGCAATTCCCGCATCTGGTGCTGGGTGCGCTGGCCATCTTTTTTCACGTTGGTTCCCAGGTTATTGCGATTGATACCGTCATCGGTTACGCCAGTTCGATGGGAGTATCGTTGCTGGAAGCCAAAGGGTTTCCGTCCTACATCCTGTTTGCGACGATCTGCGGCTACGTGATTGGCATCATCACCATTCCCCGGTTCATCCGACAGGTCAACGCGCTCCGAATCTGTACCTTGCTGGGTGTATTATTTAGCGTTGGTATCCTGTTTGCATCAGGTAGTCTTACCCTGTTTGGGCATGCTATGCCGCTATCGTTTTGGTTTCTGGTAAGCCTGGGTCTCCCAAATTCGCTGGTTTGGGCGGGTATCTGGCCGTTGGCGCTAGCCCGGCTGGGACGTTTTACCAAAGCGGGCGGTTCGCTGATGATCATGGGACTTTGCGGGAACGCTCTGATGCCGCTTGTCTACGGCTATTTTGCGGATTCTTTATCCCTTCGCGAAGCGTATTGGGTGCTTGTACCTTGTTATCTCTACCTGCTCTTTTACGCCGTTTACGGCCATACCATAAAACGCTGGCGGTAA
- a CDS encoding glucosamine-6-phosphate deaminase, translated as MRLTVEQVDALQVRVFETRQEMGVAAGADVALKIRELQTEQAILRMVFAAAPSQNEMLDYLATAEGIDWSRIDAFHMDEYVGLPADAPQRFGSFLTTKLFSRVSPRTVHLIDDSAGATEACQRYKQLLEEGPIDIVCLGIGENGHLAFNDPPVADFDDPEVIKRVQLDDVCRQQQVNDGCFDTFDDVPEEALTLTIPTLLSGRHLFCVVPGKTKHQAVKAVLNGPITTACPASILRQHPDCTLYVDQDSYGAITE; from the coding sequence ATGAGATTAACAGTCGAACAGGTTGACGCTCTGCAAGTGCGCGTTTTTGAAACCAGACAAGAAATGGGTGTCGCTGCCGGCGCGGATGTTGCCCTTAAAATCAGAGAGCTACAAACCGAGCAGGCAATTCTCCGAATGGTGTTTGCGGCAGCCCCTTCCCAAAACGAAATGCTGGATTATCTAGCCACCGCCGAGGGTATTGACTGGTCACGGATTGATGCCTTTCACATGGACGAATACGTGGGCCTACCCGCAGACGCACCCCAGCGGTTTGGTTCTTTCTTGACCACAAAGTTGTTTAGCCGGGTATCACCCCGTACTGTCCATTTGATCGATGATTCAGCGGGCGCAACGGAAGCCTGCCAGCGGTACAAACAGTTGCTGGAGGAAGGGCCAATCGACATCGTTTGCCTGGGTATAGGAGAAAATGGGCACTTGGCGTTCAACGATCCACCCGTAGCTGATTTTGATGATCCTGAAGTGATTAAGCGCGTTCAACTCGATGATGTGTGCCGCCAGCAACAGGTAAATGACGGTTGCTTCGATACCTTCGACGACGTTCCAGAAGAAGCGCTGACCCTGACCATTCCGACGTTATTATCCGGTCGTCACCTATTTTGTGTGGTTCCCGGCAAAACGAAGCATCAGGCGGTGAAAGCAGTGCTCAATGGGCCAATTACAACGGCCTGTCCCGCTTCCATACTTCGTCAGCATCCTGACTGTACCCTGTATGTCGATCAGGATTCATACGGAGCTATAACGGAGTAA
- a CDS encoding beta-N-acetylhexosaminidase, producing MKHFFFALLFIVLGFQPGLSQQLAQSSSSKTVKGFHLDLRIQVMTMSALKELAQKLQKQGVNTLIMEWEATYPFEKHPMIPNRYAYSRSDVTSFVKYCNGLGIDVIPLQQSFGHVEYILRNPRYTTLREDQKDFSQVCPIESEANKALFTDLFRDLVSTHNSPYFHIGGDETYLLGHCHKCQAKAAKEGKSKLFVDHIKMLCDIVTSLGKRPVLWADIALKHPESLSLLPKETILIDWNYGWALNRFGDPRKLIETGFEIWGAPALRSGPDNYFVTQWEKHFKNIRDFIPTTKQLGYKGIVMTSWSTSGLYSPVFESGSDIVDLYAIRHVYPLSGFTMLLAAYGESLKTTQPLNIGQFVETYTRDTYGFTKEQANQFWQALITAPYEVKQGVVASPKPMTVQALLDSTRWAAKTLHDLNPVRNKPEFEQYRLMMDIRLEYLTYQALEKEVNEPSFTTAQMPTVLSKLKTLIADSEKISNRFIALNKNYFHPAELEQEVYWRTIKPRLLYERLARVTSQTPTDFPSNHGN from the coding sequence ATGAAACATTTCTTTTTCGCCCTGCTATTCATCGTGCTGGGATTCCAGCCGGGTCTAAGCCAGCAACTAGCTCAAAGCTCCTCGTCTAAAACGGTGAAAGGATTTCATCTTGATCTGCGGATTCAGGTCATGACGATGAGCGCCCTTAAAGAACTTGCCCAGAAGCTTCAAAAGCAGGGCGTCAATACCCTGATCATGGAATGGGAAGCCACCTACCCATTTGAGAAGCATCCGATGATTCCCAACCGATACGCGTACAGCCGGTCGGATGTGACGTCGTTCGTGAAGTATTGCAATGGTCTGGGTATCGACGTGATTCCCCTGCAACAAAGCTTCGGACACGTAGAGTACATCCTGCGCAACCCTCGGTATACGACTTTACGGGAAGATCAGAAAGACTTCTCGCAGGTATGTCCCATCGAAAGCGAAGCCAATAAAGCCTTGTTCACGGATCTCTTTCGTGATCTGGTGTCTACGCATAACTCTCCTTATTTTCATATTGGGGGGGACGAAACGTATCTGCTCGGTCATTGCCACAAGTGCCAGGCAAAAGCCGCCAAAGAAGGAAAGTCAAAACTGTTTGTCGATCACATCAAGATGCTGTGCGACATTGTTACGAGTTTGGGCAAGCGTCCGGTTCTCTGGGCCGACATCGCGCTGAAACATCCTGAATCACTATCGCTGCTTCCCAAAGAAACGATTTTGATAGACTGGAACTACGGCTGGGCGCTGAACCGCTTTGGTGACCCCCGCAAATTAATCGAAACCGGGTTTGAAATCTGGGGAGCCCCTGCTTTGCGAAGTGGTCCCGATAACTACTTCGTGACCCAGTGGGAAAAGCATTTCAAGAATATCCGTGACTTTATTCCCACCACGAAGCAACTGGGTTACAAAGGTATTGTGATGACTTCCTGGTCTACTTCCGGCTTGTATTCGCCTGTTTTCGAGTCCGGCTCCGACATCGTTGACCTGTATGCCATTCGGCACGTTTATCCCCTGTCTGGTTTTACTATGTTGTTGGCCGCTTATGGCGAAAGTCTGAAAACGACGCAGCCGCTAAATATCGGGCAGTTTGTTGAGACATACACGAGAGACACCTACGGGTTTACCAAAGAACAGGCAAATCAATTCTGGCAGGCGCTGATCACGGCTCCTTATGAAGTGAAACAAGGTGTGGTTGCTTCCCCCAAACCCATGACGGTCCAGGCATTATTGGACAGCACCCGATGGGCGGCTAAGACCTTACACGACTTAAACCCCGTCAGGAACAAGCCAGAATTTGAACAGTACCGCCTTATGATGGACATTCGACTGGAATACCTGACTTATCAGGCGCTCGAAAAGGAAGTCAATGAGCCTAGTTTTACAACCGCGCAGATGCCGACTGTTTTGTCCAAGCTAAAAACCCTGATCGCCGATTCCGAAAAGATCAGCAATCGGTTTATCGCTTTAAACAAAAATTACTTCCATCCAGCTGAACTCGAACAAGAAGTTTATTGGCGGACAATTAAACCCCGTTTACTGTACGAACGCCTGGCCCGAGTAACGAGTCAGACTCCCACCGATTTCCCTTCAAATCATGGCAACTAA